The Halichoerus grypus chromosome 15, mHalGry1.hap1.1, whole genome shotgun sequence genome includes a window with the following:
- the LOC118543255 gene encoding sialic acid-binding Ig-like lectin 14 isoform X10: MVPLLLLPLLWGGSLQEDPGFELRVQELVTVQEGLCVHVPCSFSYPWSSWPSREKAYMYWFRSEDNRYPVATNDRTKMVKIEAQGRFHLIGNPWDNNCSLRITEARKSDQGVYEFRMERDYVRYSYRDKKLTVQVAALTQKPDIHFPEPLTSGYPTNLTCSLLGSCEEGRPLTFSWVGDALDSLDPQTLHSSVLTLTPRLQDHGSNLTCQVHLPGGQDTVERTIRLNVSYAPQLMTTRILQGNYTVLKTLRNHTSLPVLEGQFLRLVCIAESNPPAMLSWSREGKALSPSQPSAPGVLELPHVGVEDEGEFTCQAQHPLGSQHVSFSLFVHRTPSSCNCVTEKQEGSWPLVITLIRGVLMGAGFLLTYGLTWIYYTRCGDPQGVGLRGLTEPPSFSRQD, from the exons ATGGTgcccctgctgctgctgcccctgtTGTGGGGGG GGTCCCTGCAGGAGGATCCAGGGTTTGAGCTCCGAGTGCAGGAATTGGTGACGGTGCAGGAGGGTCTGTGTGTCCACGTGCCCTGCTCCTTCTCCTACCCCTGGAGCTCGTGGCCTTCCCGTGAGAAGGCCTACATGTACTGGTTCCGGAGTGAGGACAACCGTTATCCTGTGGCTACAAATGACCGAACGAAAATGGTGAAGATAGAGGCCCAGGGCCGATTCCACCTCATCGGGAACCCCTGGGACAACAACTGTTCCCTGAGAATCACAGAGGCCAGGAAGAGTGACCAGGGAGTCTACGAGTTCCGAATGGAGAGAGACTACGTGAGATATAGTTACAGAGATAAGAAGTTGACGGTGCAGGTGGCAG cccTGACACAGAAACCCGACATCCACTTTCCGGAGCCCCTGACGTCTGGCTATCCCACAAACCTGACCTGCAGTTTGCTGGGATCCTGCGAAGAGGGAAGACCTCTCACCTTCTCCTGGGTGGGGGATGCTCTTGACTCGCTGGACCCCCAGACCCTCCACTCCTCAGTGCTGACCCTCACCCCGAGGCTGCAGGACCATGGCAGCAACCTCACCTGTCAGGTGCACCTGCCAGGAGGTCAGGACACCGTGGAAAGAACCATCAGGCTCAATGTCTCCT ACGCTCCGCAGTTGATGACCACCCGCATTTTGCAGGGAAACTACACAG TCCTGAAGACGCTGAGGAACCACACGTCACTGCCTGTCTTGGAGGGCCAGTTCCTGCGCCTGGTCTGCATCGCTGAGAGCAACCCCCCCGCCATGCTGAGCTGGTCCCGGGAGGGAAAAGCCCtgagcccctcccagccctcagcACCTGGGGTCCTGGAGCTGCCCCATGTAGGGGTTGAGGATGAAGGGGAGTTCACCTGCCAGGCTCAGCACCCTCTGGGCTCCCAGCACGTTTCCTTCAGCCTCTTTGTGCACA GAACCCCCTCTTCCTGCAACTGTGTGACTGAGAAGCAGGAGGGCTCCTGGCCGCTGGTCATCACCCTGATCAGAGGGGTCCTCATGGGGGCTGGCTTCCTCCTCACCTATGGCCTCACCTGGATCTACTACACCAG GTGTGGAGACCCCCAGGGAGTGGGGCTGAGAGGCCTGACTGAGCCTCCTTCCTTCTCAAGACAGGACTGA
- the LOC118543255 gene encoding sialic acid-binding Ig-like lectin 14 isoform X11: protein MVPLLLLPLLWGGSLQEDPGFELRVQELVTVQEGLCVHVPCSFSYPWSSWPSREKAYMYWFRSEDNRYPVATNDRTKMVKIEAQGRFHLIGNPWDNNCSLRITEARKSDQGVYEFRMERDYVRYSYRDKKLTVQVAALTQKPDIHFPEPLTSGYPTNLTCSLLGSCEEGRPLTFSWVGDALDSLDPQTLHSSVLTLTPRLQDHGSNLTCQVHLPGGQDTVERTIRLNVSYAPQLMTTRILQGNYTVLKTLRNHTSLPVLEGQFLRLVCIAESNPPAMLSWSREGKALSPSQPSAPGVLELPHVGVEDEGEFTCQAQHPLGSQHVSFSLFVHRTPSSCNCVTEKQEGSWPLVITLIRGVLMGAGFLLTYGLTWIYYTRFRGSKEDKAANCN from the exons ATGGTgcccctgctgctgctgcccctgtTGTGGGGGG GGTCCCTGCAGGAGGATCCAGGGTTTGAGCTCCGAGTGCAGGAATTGGTGACGGTGCAGGAGGGTCTGTGTGTCCACGTGCCCTGCTCCTTCTCCTACCCCTGGAGCTCGTGGCCTTCCCGTGAGAAGGCCTACATGTACTGGTTCCGGAGTGAGGACAACCGTTATCCTGTGGCTACAAATGACCGAACGAAAATGGTGAAGATAGAGGCCCAGGGCCGATTCCACCTCATCGGGAACCCCTGGGACAACAACTGTTCCCTGAGAATCACAGAGGCCAGGAAGAGTGACCAGGGAGTCTACGAGTTCCGAATGGAGAGAGACTACGTGAGATATAGTTACAGAGATAAGAAGTTGACGGTGCAGGTGGCAG cccTGACACAGAAACCCGACATCCACTTTCCGGAGCCCCTGACGTCTGGCTATCCCACAAACCTGACCTGCAGTTTGCTGGGATCCTGCGAAGAGGGAAGACCTCTCACCTTCTCCTGGGTGGGGGATGCTCTTGACTCGCTGGACCCCCAGACCCTCCACTCCTCAGTGCTGACCCTCACCCCGAGGCTGCAGGACCATGGCAGCAACCTCACCTGTCAGGTGCACCTGCCAGGAGGTCAGGACACCGTGGAAAGAACCATCAGGCTCAATGTCTCCT ACGCTCCGCAGTTGATGACCACCCGCATTTTGCAGGGAAACTACACAG TCCTGAAGACGCTGAGGAACCACACGTCACTGCCTGTCTTGGAGGGCCAGTTCCTGCGCCTGGTCTGCATCGCTGAGAGCAACCCCCCCGCCATGCTGAGCTGGTCCCGGGAGGGAAAAGCCCtgagcccctcccagccctcagcACCTGGGGTCCTGGAGCTGCCCCATGTAGGGGTTGAGGATGAAGGGGAGTTCACCTGCCAGGCTCAGCACCCTCTGGGCTCCCAGCACGTTTCCTTCAGCCTCTTTGTGCACA GAACCCCCTCTTCCTGCAACTGTGTGACTGAGAAGCAGGAGGGCTCCTGGCCGCTGGTCATCACCCTGATCAGAGGGGTCCTCATGGGGGCTGGCTTCCTCCTCACCTATGGCCTCACCTGGATCTACTACACCAG